The Podospora pseudopauciseta strain CBS 411.78 chromosome 2 map unlocalized CBS411.78m_2, whole genome shotgun sequence genome has a window encoding:
- a CDS encoding uncharacterized protein (EggNog:ENOG503P1WI; COG:G), giving the protein MKHLVLTGACALDTILTVPAYPPEDAKQRASSLQVRRGGNCPNTLEVLHHLFSPSDQANIKTHLISTLPAQNSPAITKIHSSFGPGSTKIDFSPCIHRDGHTESVSSYIIRSLETGSRTVVNYNDLPEMTPDEFERILDTLLLSNSKEEEDSWWFHFEGRIPSTTLQCIHYIRTHLPPNTTTISVECEKPNREGLTSLAAEADVVFYSSSWAESRGYHNPEACLRGEAPSTRASLMLCTWGASGAGMLTRRKLGGGSGAKELQEEDEYIHHSPATPKDGKPIKVVDTIGAGDSFIAGVLYASLSSSLLHMVDASSSSSQKAKLAFAVELATKKVQDEGFAHLAAQQQQP; this is encoded by the exons ATGAAACATCTCGTGCTCACTGGGGCTTGCGCCTTGGATACGATTCTTAC cgTCCCAGCCTACCCACCTGAAGACGCCAAACAACgagcctcctccctccaagtccgccgaggaggcaactgccccaacaccctcgagGTCCTCCACCATCTATTCTCCCCATCAGACCAAGCCAACATCAAAACCCACCTGATATCCACCCTCCCAGCCCAAAACTCGCCCGCTATCACCAAGATACACTCCTCCTTCGGCCCCGGCTCCACCAAGATCGACTTCTCACCATGCATCCACCGCGATGGGCACACCGAGTCCGTAAGCAGCTACATCATCCGCAGCCTCGAGACCGGCAGCAGAACCGTCGTCAACTACAACGACCTGCCCGAGATGACACCCGACGAGTTCGAGCGTATCCTGGATACGCTACTACTGTCCAActccaaggaggaggaggacagcTGGTGGTTTCACTTCGAG GGCCGAATCCCATCCACAACCCTCCAATGCATCCACTACATCcgcacccacctcccacccaacaccaccacaatcaGCGTCGAATGCGAAAAGCCCAACCGGGAAGGCCTAACCTCCCTCGCAGCCGAGGCAGACGTGGTCTTTTACTCGTCAAGTTGGGCCGAA AGCCGGGGATATCACAACCCGGAAGCCTGTCTAAGAGGAGAAGCACCCTCAACAAGAGC TTCCCTCATGCTATGCACTTGGGGGGCAAGCGGTGCAGGTATGCTCACACGGAGGAagctcggcggcggcagcggtgcCAAAGAActgcaggaggaggatgaataCATCCATCACTCTCCTGCAACTCCAAAAGACGGGAAACCTATAAAAGTAGTTGA CACCATCGGGGCGGGTGATTCATTCATCGCTGGGGTGCTGTACGCctccttgtcgtcgtcgttgttaCACATGGTGgatgcctcctcctcgtcgtcccaAAAGGCAAAGCTCGCATTTGCTGTGGAACTGGCCACCAAAAAGGTTCAAGACGAGGGCTTTGCTCATCTAGcagctcagcaacaacagccttAG
- a CDS encoding uncharacterized protein (EggNog:ENOG503NUE8; COG:G) yields the protein MAEQDLILPKQVSFDDTRQHESSSDDGDAVEKKVSFDPSNPYRRKSSLVTSSRSHISPGVIQRIHQQQQSNPNHRRPRRQQSKPECLVHQFLESHKLNLDDTAPQPAAGEDVEVEDVSSSSGLNEVVDSKTTIPVNKPPKRRPQPQPSPEAKCQLLSATEDDEPATDEGQPDQTIWQREMLAMPRTTSSLSLSLSSPNPEDNHEFLNSRLLTKKQLSDMAWGVRQLSRRLGSVRLKFKVKNVFLLTKIYDKDLVDKTRELVKWLLDEEHRGERYVVFVDSALEQNKRFDKEGLLREIAGDRKEDGDVRGRLRFWNEDMCRRRANMFDFVVTLGGDGTVLYASWLFQRIVPPVLSFALGSLGFLTKFDFEDHEEILGGAFEEGVTVSLRLRFEGTVMRSIPRRQITEGEDGEEDGERDLVEELIGEEKDDERTHRPDGTWEVLNELVVDRGPNPTMSNIEIFGDDEHFTSVSADGVCVSTPTGSTAYNLAAGGSLCHPENPVMLVTPICAHTLSFRPIILPDTIVLRIGVPFDARTSSWASFDGRERVELKPGDYVTISASRFPFACVQPHRPHGRRSGDWINSISAKLGWNTRQARQKPMKGWEGS from the exons ATGGCAGAACAGGACCTGATACTACCCAAACAGGTTTCGTTTGATGATACGCGGCAACATGAGAGCTcgagtgatgatggggatgctGTTGag AAAAAGGTCTCCTTCGACCCATCAAACCCCTACCGTCGAAAATCCTCCCTCgtcacctcctcccgctctcaCATCTCCCCGGGTGTTATCCAGCGCAtccaccaacagcaacagtcTAATCCTAACCATAGACGCCCCCGCCGACAACAATCAAAGCCGGAATGCCTAGTTCATCAATTTCTCGAATCCCACAAACTCAACCTTGACGACACGGCACCACAGCCAGCAGCGGGCGAGGATGtagaggtggaggatgtctCCTCTTCGTCTGGGCTAAATGAAGTGGTCGACTCCAAGACCACAATCCCAGTTAATAAACCTCCCAAGCGACgcccacaaccacaaccctcccccGAGGCAAAGTGCCAACTCTTATCCGCCaccgaagacgacgagcCCGCCACTGACGAAGGGCAGCCAGACCAGACGATATGGCAGAGGGAGATGTTGGCTATGCCGAGGACTACTTCCTCTTTATCactttccctctcctcccctaATCCTGAGGACAATCACGAGTTCCTCAACTCGAGGCTGCTGACGAAAAAGCAATTGTCGGATATGGCCTGGGGGGTGAGGCAGCTGTCTAGGAGACTGGGGTCTGTCCGCCTGAAGTTCAAAGTCAAGAATGTTTTTCTCTTGACAAAGATTTATGACAAGGATCTGGTGGATAAGACGAGGGAGTTGGTGAAGTGGCTGCTTGATGAGGAGCACAGGGGGGAGAGGTATGTCGTTTTTGTGGATTCTGCGTTGGAACAGAATAAGAGGTTTGAcaaggaggggttgctgaggGAGATTGCTGGGGACAGAAAAGAGGATGGGGACGTGAGGGGGCggttgaggttttggaaTGAGGACATGTGCAGACGGAGGGCGAATATGTTTGATTTTGTGGTTACGctggggggggatgggacGGTGTTGTATGCTAGTTGGTTGTTTCAGAGGATTGTTCCGCCGGTGCTGTCTTTTGCGTTGGGGAGTCTGGGGTTCCTGACAAAGTTTGACTTTGAGGATCATGAGGAGATATTGGGGGGCgcttttgaggagggggtgacgGTTagtttgaggttgaggtttgaggggacggtgatgaggagTATTCCGCGGAGGCAGATAaccgagggggaggatggggaggaggacggggagagggatttggtggaggagctgattggggaggagaaggatgatgagaggACGCATAGGCCGGATGGGACGTGGGAGGTGCTGAacgagctggtggtggatcGGGGGCCGAATCCTA CAATGTCCAACATTGAAATATTTGGCGACGACGAGCACTTCACCTCTGTCTCTGCGGACGGGGTGTGTGTTTCCACACCTACGGGTTCGACAGCGTATAACCTCGCGGCAGGGGGGTCGCTTTGCCACCCTGAGAATCCCGTCATGTTGGTCACGCCCATTTGTGCTCATACACTGTCTTTTAGGCCGATTATCCTGCCAGATACGATTGTGCTCAGGATAGGGGTGCCGTTTGATGCCCGGACGAGCTCCTGGGCGAGCTTTGATgggcgggagagggtggagctGAAGCCGGGGGATTACGTGACGATTAGTGCGAGCAGGTTCCCCTTTGCGTGCGTGCAGCCTCATAGACCGCATGGGAGGCGGTCGGGGGATTGGATCAACAGCATCAGTGCCAAGTTGGGGTGGAATACGAGGCAGGCGAGGCAGAAGCCgatgaaggggtgggagggttCTTAG
- a CDS encoding uncharacterized protein (COG:S; EggNog:ENOG503P5RD), protein MESAATSKTASFSLPLPHSLDNRIYVRLSLKSKALVVFLTTATSEEAGQATPLGSLVYALPDRYNPSQPLSTALCTVEPTLEFTTRMARLLVRKMRNERPVYVGNSISFASTGLGGVVEEEMEGFKAIVVGIMGVLKRWEEEEGGQNGVREGVEGLSVSS, encoded by the exons ATGGAGTCAGCAGCAACCAGCAAAacagcctccttctccctgcCCCTCCCACACTCCCTCGACAACAGAATCTATGTCAGACTGTCACTCAAGTCCAAAGCCCTGGTGGTGTTTTTGACGACGGCTACGTCTGAGGAGGCGGGCCAGGCTACACCGTTGGGGTCGCTTGTTTATGCTTTGCCTGat CGATACAACCCCTCACAACCCCTCTCAACAGCACTCTGCACGGTGGAACCGACGCTAGAGTTCacgacgaggatggcgaggctgctggtgaggaagatgaggaatgAGAGGCCGGTGTATGTGGGGAATTCGATCAGCTTTGCGAGCacggggttgggaggggtggtggaggaggagatggaggggtttAAGGCTATTGTGGTGGGGATTatgggggtgttgaagaggtgggaggaggaggagggtgggcaGAATGGGGTtcgggagggggtggaggggttgagtgTTTCTTCTTGA
- a CDS encoding uncharacterized protein (COG:U; COG:Y; EggNog:ENOG503NWD3), whose amino-acid sequence MSWQPNQESLGTLATCLRDSLSGFNKTAQKQAEIMLTQAKASPDINNYLAFIFSSATPAPGTPVQQPTEWHVVRSAAAIMLKNNIKSNLKGIPESSLQLIKLAIPLGIQDTNSQIRSFAGNLATEIVRCGGLYSWPELLEVLLKMIGNEGNQYSNEAQEGAMAAMAKICEDNTKVLEREQNGQRPLNILLPKFIEATKSPLPKVRALALKAINEFTPRKSQAMLNVIDTLLQHLFYLSEDKYPDVRREVCRAFVRLVETRPDKLLPHIGGLVDYILTQQKSDDEELATEAAEFWLAVGEHDNLWQALDPYLGKIIPVLLECMVYSPEDIALLGGASDDEDEEDREEDIKPKFAKKNLKRGAAGAEEGESQEDNGYEKMAEEGLEEGEIDDEDEDDDGDENPDEKWTLRKCSAAALDVFAGDFGGKVFHSILPYLQTNLKHEDWPRREAAVLALGAVADGCMGVVVPHLPELVPYLISLLEDPEPVVRIITCWTLSRYSSWAASLTDGAQKQSYFEPLMEGILRRMLDKNKKVQEAGASAMATLEEKAGKQLEPYCGPIIQQFVLCFSKYKDKNRWVLYDCVQTLAEHIGPVLARPELAGQLMPTIIDRWQRVPDQSREMFPLLECLSYIAMALGDAFTPYAEPIFNRCVNIIHQNLEQSMHAKTNANFDQPDKDFLVTSLDLLSAIIQALDNAKAAELVTRSQPAFFELLSFCMEDPSDEVQQSAYALVGDCSKYVPEQLRPFIHKIFTILVKKLDLDDILDEEIDSSFSVVNNACWSAGEVAMQFKEEMAPFVPELLRRFVEIISNPGVPGGVVENAAIALGRLGLFHAAIIAPHLPKFAHEFLTVMDEVDTSEEKATAFRGFCNVVAQNPQSIENVLLAFFSSIARYQDLKLRNPIKQELHEAFLSVLKIYQQLIPGFVDFLSKLPPQDQQALKTTYGL is encoded by the exons ATGAGCTGGCAACCAAACCAGGAGTCCCTCGGGACACTCGCGACATGTCTCCGGGACTCGCTGAGCGGCTTCAACAAGACCGCCCAGAAGCAGGCCGAAATT ATGCTCACGCAAGCGAAAGCGAGTCCCGATATCAACAACTACCTGGCATTCATCTTTTCGAGTGCCACTCCAGCGCCGGGCACACCGGTGCAGCAGCCCACCGAATGGCATGTGGTCCGATCTGCTGCCGCCATCATGCTCAAGAACAACATCAAGAGCAACCTCAAGGGAATCCCCGAAAGCAGTCTCCAGTTGATCAAACTGGCCATTCCTCTCGGTATCCAGGACACCAACTCTCAGATCCGCAGCTTTGCTGGCAACCTTGCGACCGAAATCGTCCGTTGTGGAGGACTTTACAGCTGGCCTGAGCTCCTCGAGGTTCTGCTCAAGATGATTGGCAACGAAGGAAACCAGTACTCGAACGAGGCCCAAGAAGGTGCCATGGCCGCCATGGCCAAGATCTGCGAAGACAACACCAAGGTTTTGGAACGGGAGCAAAATGGCCAGCGGCCGCTCAACATCCTTCTCCCCAAATTCATCGAGGCTACAAAGAGCCCCCTGCCAAAAGTCCGCGCTCTGGCCCTCAAGGCCATCAACGAGTTCACCCCAAGGAAAAGCCAGGCCATGCTCAACGTTATCGATACCCTTCTCCAGCATTTGTTTTATCTCTCCGAAGACAAGTACCCCGATGTGAGGCGAGAGGTGTGCCGCGCCTTTGTCCGGCTGGTTGAGACCCGGCCCGACAAGCTGCTGCCTCATATCGGAGGTTTGGTCGACTACATCCTTACCCAGCAAAAgagcgacgacgaggagctcGCCACAGAGGCGGCTGAGTTTTGGTTGGCTGTGGGCGAGCACGACAATCTCTGGCAGGCCCTTGATCCCTACCTCGGCAAGATCATCCCCGTGCTTCTGGAATGCATGGTGTACAGTCCCGAGGATATTGCTCTCTTGGGAGGCGCgtccgacgacgaagacgaggaggatcgAGAAGAGGATATCAAGCCAAAGTTTGCCAAGAAGAACTTGAAGCGCggcgctgctggtgctgaggagggtgaaAGCCAGGAGGACAACGGCTACGAGAAGATGGCAGAGGAGGgtctggaggagggcgagatcgacgacgaagatgaggacgacgacggcgatgaGAACCCTGATGAGAAGTGGACCCTCCGCAAGTGCTCTGCGGCAGCGCTCGACGTTTTTGCTGGCGATTTCGGCGGCAAAGTCTTCCACTCGATTCTCCCCTATCTGCAAACGAACCTGAAGCACGAGGACTGGCCACGCCGCGAAGCTGCCGTGCTTGCCCTCGGCGCCGTTGCCGATGGCTGCatgggtgttgttgtgccCCATCTGCCGGAGCTTGTCCCCTACCTCATCAGCCTCCTTGAGGACCCGGAGCCGGTGGTCCGCATCATCACATGCTGGACCCTGAGCCGGTATTCATCATGGGCTGCGAGCCTCACAGACGGGGCCCAGAAACAAAGTTACTTTGAGCCCCTCATGGAGGGCATCCTTCGCAGGATGTtggacaagaacaagaaggtGCAAGAAGCGGGTGCCTCGGCCATGGCCACCCTTGAGGAAAAGGCCGGCAAACAGTTGGAACCGTACTGCGGGCCGATCATCCAGCAGTTTGTTCTATGCTTCAGCAAATACAAAGACAAGAACAGATGGGTTCTCTATGACTGCGTCCAGACGCTGGCCGAGCATATTGGACCGGTTCTGGCTCGCCCCGAGCTTGCTGGCCAGCTCATGCCCACCATTATCGACAGATGGCAAAGAGTACCAGATCAGTCGCGAGAAATGTTCCCCTTGCTAGAGTGCCTATCCTACATCGCCATGGCGCTCGGGGATGCCTTTACTCCCTATGCCGAGCCGATCTTCAACAGATGTGTCAACATCATTCACCAAAACCTCGAGCAGTCCATGCATGCCAAAACAAATGCCAACTTTGATCAGCCTGACAAGGACTTTTTGGTCACCAGTCTTGATCTTTTGAGCGCTATCATCCAGGCCCTGGACAACGCCAAGGCGGCAGAGCTTGTTACAAGAAGCCAACCGGCCTTCTTTGAGCTCTTGAGCTTCTGCATGGAGGATCCTTCCGACGAGGTGCAGCAGTCGGCCTACGCCCTGGTTGGTGACTGCTCAAAGTATGTCCCCGAACAGTTGAGGCCGTTCATCCACAAGATCTTCACCATTCTGGTCAAGAAGCTCGACCTGGACGACATCTTGGACGAGGAGATTGACAGCAGCTTTAGCGTTGTTAACAACGCCTGCTGGAGCGCCGGCGAGGTGGCGATGCAGttcaaggaggagatggcgcCGTTCGTACCAGAGCTGCTGCGGAGGTTCGTCGAGATCATTTCCAATCCTGGTGTGCCTGGCGGCGTGGTCGAGAACGCCGCGATCGCGTTGGGCAGACTGGGTCTCTTCCATGCCGCCATCATCGCGCCTCACCTTCCCAAGTTTGCGCACGAGTTCCTCACCGTCATGGATGAGGTCGACACatcggaggagaaggcgactGCTTTTAGGGGATTCTGCAACGTCGTCGCTCAGAACCCGCAGTCGATTGAGAATGTGCTGCTGGCCTTCTTTTCGTCGATTGCGAGGTACCAGGACTTGAAGCTGCGCAACCCCATCAAGCAGGAGTTGCATGAGGCTTTCTTGAGT GTCCTCAAGATCTACCAGCAATTGATTCCGGGGTTTGTCGACTTCCTCAGCAAGCTCCCGCCACAAGACCAGCAAGCACTCAAGACGACATATGGTCTCTAG